A region of Rhodospirillales bacterium DNA encodes the following proteins:
- a CDS encoding DNA-3-methyladenine glycosylase I, with protein sequence MAASFKTIHARAARRKGGPAALAKLLPKVAGDKALAKLGDDRVLAEMTRRVFSAGFVWSVIEKKWPGFEEAFLGFVPKRLLFQPDEYWEKLTRDARIVRNAAKIQSVRANARFVAEIAKEHGGFGRMLAAWPASDQAGLLDLLAKRGSRLGGMSGQYFLRFIGKDGFALSRDVVACLRDAGVAISETATSKRDLARVQARFNAWHEESGLPYTHLSRICALSIGENHDAATLMRSGGSMDE encoded by the coding sequence ATGGCGGCGTCCTTCAAGACCATCCACGCGCGCGCCGCCAGGCGCAAGGGCGGACCGGCGGCGCTGGCGAAACTGCTGCCCAAGGTCGCGGGCGACAAGGCGCTGGCGAAGCTCGGCGACGACCGCGTCCTGGCCGAGATGACCCGGCGCGTGTTCAGCGCCGGCTTCGTCTGGAGCGTGATCGAGAAGAAATGGCCGGGCTTCGAGGAGGCGTTCCTCGGCTTCGTGCCGAAGCGGCTGCTGTTCCAGCCCGACGAGTACTGGGAGAAGCTCACGCGCGACGCGCGCATCGTGCGCAACGCCGCCAAGATCCAGTCCGTGCGCGCCAACGCGCGCTTCGTGGCGGAGATCGCGAAGGAGCATGGAGGCTTCGGGAGGATGCTGGCGGCGTGGCCGGCGTCTGACCAGGCCGGGTTGCTCGATCTGCTGGCGAAGCGCGGCTCGCGGCTGGGCGGCATGAGCGGGCAGTATTTCCTGCGCTTCATCGGCAAGGACGGCTTCGCGCTGTCGCGCGACGTGGTCGCGTGCCTGCGCGACGCCGGCGTCGCGATCTCCGAGACGGCGACCTCGAAGCGCGACCTCGCCCGCGTCCAGGCACGGTTCAACGCCTGGCACGAGGAGAGCGGCCTGCCCTACACGCATCTCTCGCGCATCT
- a CDS encoding tripartite tricarboxylate transporter substrate binding protein: MLRRRMMGAGAALATGAFAGAAGAQTYPARPIRLVVPFAPGGNLDLTARVVAEPMARTLGQSVVVENRAGAGGVIGADAVAKAAPDGYTIAIVSTGTVLVSPRLTSAPPYNRASFDAIGMISATPMLLEVPAASRFKDYAALIAHLRANPGGASVGHAGNGTTNHITLMRLQDAAGVKFNVVPYRGSGPALNDLIAGQIDSCVDQVSSSLAHIKAGKLRPLAVTTAARVRDLPDVPTLQELGLKDFESVTAAGLVAPAKTPPPVLAALNAALAAALADPGVRQRLSEMGADPRPMTPAQFDAFMVAEAAALEPLFASGVLKPE, from the coding sequence ATGCTTCGTAGACGGATGATGGGCGCGGGCGCCGCGCTGGCGACGGGCGCCTTCGCGGGCGCGGCCGGGGCGCAGACCTATCCGGCGCGGCCGATCCGCCTCGTGGTGCCGTTCGCGCCCGGTGGCAATCTCGATCTCACGGCGCGCGTCGTCGCGGAGCCGATGGCCCGGACGCTCGGCCAGTCCGTCGTGGTCGAGAACCGCGCCGGCGCCGGCGGCGTGATCGGCGCCGACGCCGTCGCCAAGGCGGCGCCCGACGGCTACACCATCGCCATCGTGTCGACCGGCACGGTGCTGGTGAGCCCGCGGCTGACCAGCGCCCCGCCGTACAACCGCGCGAGCTTCGACGCCATCGGCATGATCAGCGCCACGCCGATGCTGCTCGAGGTCCCCGCCGCCAGCCGCTTCAAGGACTACGCCGCGTTGATCGCGCATCTGCGCGCCAACCCCGGCGGCGCCAGCGTCGGCCACGCCGGCAACGGCACGACCAACCACATCACGTTGATGCGGCTGCAGGACGCCGCCGGCGTCAAGTTCAACGTCGTGCCCTACCGCGGTTCGGGGCCGGCGCTCAACGATCTGATCGCCGGCCAGATCGACTCCTGCGTCGACCAGGTGTCGAGCTCGCTGGCCCACATCAAGGCCGGCAAGCTGCGGCCGTTGGCGGTGACGACGGCGGCGCGGGTGCGCGACCTGCCCGACGTGCCGACCCTGCAGGAGCTCGGTCTCAAGGATTTCGAGTCGGTGACGGCGGCCGGGCTGGTGGCGCCGGCGAAGACGCCGCCGCCGGTCCTCGCGGCGCTCAACGCCGCGCTCGCCGCGGCGTTGGCCGACCCGGGCGTGCGCCAGCGCCTGTCCGAGATGGGCGCCGATCCGCGGCCGATGACGCCGGCCCAGTTCGATGCGTTCATGGTGGCCGAGGCGGCGGCGCTCGAGCCGTTGTTCGCCTCGGGCGTGCTGAAGCCGGAGTGA